One Cryobacterium psychrophilum DNA segment encodes these proteins:
- the rpsG gene encoding 30S ribosomal protein S7 yields the protein MPRKGPAPKRPVVADPVYGAPIVSQLVNKILLDGKKGLAERIVYDALAGVAAKNELDAVVTLKKALDNVRPTLEVRSRRVGGSTYQVPVEVKPHRANTLALRWLTSYAKARREKTMTERLTNEILDASNGLGAAVKRREDTHKMAEANKAFAHYRW from the coding sequence ATGCCTCGTAAAGGTCCCGCTCCTAAGCGTCCCGTAGTAGCAGATCCGGTTTACGGTGCCCCCATCGTCAGCCAGCTGGTCAACAAGATTCTCCTCGACGGCAAAAAGGGCCTCGCTGAGCGCATCGTTTACGATGCACTCGCCGGTGTCGCTGCCAAGAACGAGCTGGATGCTGTTGTCACGCTGAAGAAGGCACTCGACAACGTGCGCCCGACCCTCGAGGTGCGTTCGCGCCGCGTCGGTGGCTCCACGTACCAGGTGCCCGTTGAGGTCAAGCCGCACCGCGCCAACACCCTGGCGCTTCGTTGGTTGACGAGCTACGCCAAGGCGCGTCGCGAGAAGACCATGACCGAGCGTCTCACCAACGAGATTCTCGACGCGAGCAACGGCCTCGGCGCCGCTGTGAAGCGTCGTGAAGACACGCACAAGATGGCCGAGGCGAACAAGGCCTTCGCTCACTACCGCTGGTAG
- the rpsL gene encoding 30S ribosomal protein S12, translated as MPTIQQLVRKGRSPKVTKTKAPALKSNPQQRGVCTRVYTTTPKKPNSALRKVARVKLSNGTEVTAYIPGEGHNLQEHSMVLVRGGRVKDLPGVRYKIIRGALDTQAVKNRKQARSRYGAKMEKK; from the coding sequence GTGCCCACCATTCAGCAGTTGGTCAGAAAGGGCCGCAGCCCCAAGGTCACCAAGACCAAGGCTCCCGCCCTCAAGTCCAACCCGCAGCAGCGCGGCGTATGCACCCGTGTATACACGACCACCCCGAAGAAGCCGAACTCGGCTCTGCGTAAGGTCGCCCGCGTCAAGCTGTCCAACGGCACCGAGGTCACCGCCTACATTCCCGGCGAGGGCCACAACCTGCAGGAGCACTCGATGGTGCTCGTGCGCGGAGGCCGTGTTAAGGACCTTCCCGGTGTGCGTTACAAGATCATTCGCGGCGCACTGGACACCCAGGCCGTCAAGAACCGCAAGCAGGCTCGTAGCCGCTACGGCGCAAAGATGGAGAAGAAGTAA
- a CDS encoding spermidine/putrescine ABC transporter substrate-binding protein, producing MERSVEARVSHEVDNWLRWLPRWRPGTYRSRARLCHQCFGSPVIAAAGLNEDVPHAVQHALAMRMKVVVDASVHEYTEQHLPLLARELRLDEARRARRLYRPNEGLDPEHRGLDLDPPTAPEAPYLFTLGELAELPDAEGADPEPEPEPPPQPLSAEEKAAVLGEVAIADRFAAEAGRRLCAELALHRQRIRAAVAEFVEPQVQALLADLESTLDSPLWRRGS from the coding sequence ATGGAGCGGTCCGTAGAGGCGCGGGTGAGCCACGAGGTTGATAATTGGTTGCGCTGGTTGCCGAGATGGCGGCCCGGCACCTATCGCAGTCGCGCCCGCCTGTGTCACCAATGCTTCGGTTCTCCGGTCATTGCCGCGGCCGGACTCAACGAAGACGTGCCACACGCCGTGCAGCACGCACTCGCGATGCGCATGAAGGTCGTGGTCGATGCATCCGTCCACGAATACACGGAGCAGCACTTGCCGCTGCTCGCTCGTGAGCTGCGCCTCGACGAAGCGAGGCGCGCCCGACGGCTCTATCGCCCGAACGAGGGCCTCGATCCCGAGCACAGGGGCCTCGACCTCGATCCGCCGACTGCACCGGAGGCGCCATACCTGTTCACCCTGGGCGAGCTCGCCGAGTTACCCGATGCGGAGGGGGCAGACCCCGAACCGGAGCCGGAACCGCCACCGCAGCCGCTCAGCGCCGAGGAGAAGGCGGCCGTTCTCGGTGAGGTTGCCATTGCCGACAGGTTTGCCGCCGAGGCCGGGCGTCGGCTGTGCGCAGAGCTCGCGTTGCACCGACAACGCATACGTGCGGCCGTCGCCGAATTCGTCGAGCCGCAGGTGCAGGCCCTGCTCGCCGACCTTGAAAGCACGCTCGACTCGCCGCTGTGGCGTCGCGGATCCTGA
- a CDS encoding DUF6121 family protein, translated as MREYQKYAIVLALFAAVLYASLVVAVLGVGSLLTNADVIPDPQAGPLVGPSSVGVIVVFVLVRMVLIGIRTRPENQRVMLAYSIVTGVVTWVLFLAAGATFVLFGTGDIRSATALASEMLLAPFATLAGLFAFLVSLLYSWLLAAHVGSGGRPLWPWERRGE; from the coding sequence GTGCGCGAGTATCAGAAGTACGCGATTGTTCTCGCCCTTTTCGCAGCCGTTCTCTATGCGTCGCTTGTTGTTGCCGTGCTCGGTGTCGGAAGCCTGCTCACTAACGCCGACGTGATCCCGGACCCGCAGGCAGGCCCCCTGGTGGGGCCGAGCAGCGTGGGTGTGATCGTGGTGTTCGTCCTGGTTCGCATGGTGCTCATCGGGATCCGCACCAGGCCGGAGAACCAGCGCGTGATGCTCGCTTACTCGATCGTCACCGGCGTGGTCACCTGGGTACTGTTCCTGGCGGCCGGCGCAACATTCGTTCTCTTCGGAACCGGCGATATCCGCAGTGCGACGGCCCTGGCATCCGAGATGCTGCTCGCCCCCTTTGCCACCCTGGCGGGCCTGTTTGCCTTCCTGGTGAGCCTGCTGTACTCGTGGCTGCTCGCCGCCCATGTTGGCTCCGGTGGCCGGCCCCTGTGGCCGTGGGAACGCCGCGGCGAATAG
- a CDS encoding prepilin peptidase, producing MILSVSVLGAVLAAVFGLMIGSFLNVVIYRVPRGESVVSPPSACPQCGARIRPFDNIPVISWLVLRGRCRDCGAPISPRYLLVELGTAVFFGVVGWWALQNGVPTEAPVALIVALVAFLYLAAISVALGLIDIETRRLPNRILLPAYWVVAVLLTAAALLAGEPERLLVALAGGAGLFALYFALAVIRPGGMGFGDVKLAGVLGLYLGWLGWGELAVGAFGAFLLGGLFGAVLLAARRAGRKSSIPFGPWMLVGAWIGILFGDTIAHGYLRLYGLA from the coding sequence GTGATCCTGTCAGTGTCGGTCCTCGGCGCCGTGCTCGCGGCCGTCTTCGGGCTGATGATTGGATCGTTCCTCAACGTCGTCATCTACCGGGTGCCCCGGGGGGAATCCGTCGTGTCGCCGCCGAGCGCGTGTCCACAGTGCGGAGCGCGTATTCGGCCGTTCGACAACATTCCCGTGATCTCGTGGCTCGTACTGCGGGGGAGGTGCCGCGACTGCGGTGCGCCCATCTCGCCGCGTTACCTTCTCGTGGAACTCGGCACGGCCGTCTTCTTCGGTGTCGTCGGGTGGTGGGCGCTGCAGAACGGCGTGCCGACTGAGGCCCCTGTCGCCCTCATCGTTGCCCTGGTCGCGTTCCTCTACCTCGCTGCGATCAGCGTCGCGCTCGGTCTCATTGACATCGAGACCCGGCGGCTGCCCAATCGCATTCTCCTTCCGGCATATTGGGTTGTCGCGGTTCTGTTGACCGCGGCGGCGCTCCTGGCCGGCGAACCCGAGCGGCTCTTGGTGGCGCTCGCCGGCGGTGCGGGCCTCTTCGCCCTGTACTTCGCCCTGGCCGTCATCCGCCCGGGCGGCATGGGCTTCGGCGACGTCAAGCTCGCGGGGGTGCTCGGCCTGTACCTGGGCTGGCTCGGCTGGGGCGAACTCGCGGTCGGCGCCTTCGGGGCGTTCCTGCTCGGGGGCCTCTTCGGCGCCGTGCTGCTCGCCGCACGGCGCGCGGGGCGAAAGAGCAGCATCCCGTTCGGTCCGTGGATGCTCGTGGGAGCATGGATCGGCATTCTCTTCGGCGACACCATTGCGCACGGCTATCTGAGGCTCTACGGTTTGGCGTGA
- the pilM gene encoding type IV pilus assembly protein PilM: protein MTKNIVGIDIGTSGIRAVELADAGKASPKLVRYHEVPLPEGAVSRGEVVEPNTVATALKTLWSAGGFKSKRVVLGIGNHRALARDLAVPKMSLKRIRETLPFLVQDLLPVPVADALLDFYPISESAGENGPEINGLLIAAVKEAVLGNIRAVQLAGLTVVEVDLIPFALSRAISRGSTFEGAVALIDVGLATTSIVITRAGVPEFVRLIPAGGGDVTQALMRGLSIDADAAEVAKRATGLVPLATATTPEAVIIAETTTELLNSLRNTVNYFANTRQHIPVTGLVLTGGGTELAGFPAALGALTRLPSLTADPVSSVTLGRGVDATTLNNNKGAFAVALGLALGSTV from the coding sequence GTGACAAAGAACATCGTAGGAATCGACATCGGAACCTCCGGCATTCGTGCCGTGGAGTTAGCGGATGCCGGAAAGGCGTCCCCGAAGCTTGTTCGCTACCACGAGGTGCCATTGCCCGAGGGGGCGGTGAGCCGCGGCGAGGTCGTCGAACCCAACACCGTCGCCACCGCGCTCAAAACCCTGTGGTCGGCCGGAGGGTTCAAGAGCAAGCGCGTGGTTCTCGGCATCGGAAACCACCGCGCCCTCGCGCGAGACCTGGCCGTGCCCAAAATGTCGCTGAAACGCATCCGCGAAACGCTGCCGTTCCTGGTGCAAGACCTGCTGCCCGTGCCGGTCGCCGACGCACTCCTCGATTTCTACCCCATCTCCGAGAGCGCGGGCGAGAACGGGCCGGAAATCAACGGGCTGTTGATTGCCGCGGTGAAGGAAGCGGTGCTCGGCAACATCAGGGCGGTGCAACTGGCGGGACTGACCGTCGTCGAAGTCGATCTGATCCCGTTCGCGCTGAGCCGTGCCATTTCACGCGGTTCGACCTTCGAGGGGGCCGTGGCGCTCATCGACGTGGGCCTAGCGACCACCTCGATCGTGATCACCAGGGCAGGCGTTCCGGAATTCGTACGGTTGATTCCCGCGGGCGGTGGCGACGTCACGCAGGCCCTGATGCGTGGCCTGTCGATTGACGCGGATGCGGCGGAGGTCGCTAAGAGAGCGACCGGGCTGGTCCCGCTCGCCACGGCAACAACACCGGAGGCCGTCATCATCGCGGAGACCACGACCGAACTGCTCAACAGCCTGCGCAATACCGTGAACTACTTCGCGAACACGCGTCAGCACATACCGGTGACGGGCCTCGTGCTCACTGGCGGTGGCACCGAACTGGCGGGTTTCCCGGCAGCCCTCGGGGCGCTGACCCGGCTTCCCAGCCTCACGGCGGACCCGGTCAGCTCCGTAACACTGGGGCGCGGCGTCGACGCAACGACGCTGAACAACAACAAGGGCGCGTTTGCCGTGGCGCTCGGTCTGGCACTGGGGAGCACCGTATGA
- a CDS encoding PulJ/GspJ family protein — MNITRGVGRSSSNGGFTLIELLVYSALMVVVLLIAGGFLINTMKAQRTVDNATQASNSGQLVTRSVGHGVRNASSLWHSPAGAVPEVIMARTMRSDSAGTWFCQAWAYDNGSVRTTTSTSAISTNQTSTTVATWTLLGDGMQRVSAGTTPVFTVTGRQVDLILEAKVEGGKAVLVRTSAVTRQPNAAIGASPKCFP; from the coding sequence ATGAACATCACACGCGGTGTGGGCCGGTCATCCTCGAACGGTGGCTTCACCCTGATCGAGCTGTTGGTTTATTCCGCGCTGATGGTCGTAGTGCTGCTCATCGCCGGAGGGTTTCTGATCAACACCATGAAAGCGCAACGCACCGTTGACAACGCGACGCAGGCCAGCAATAGCGGTCAGCTTGTTACACGTTCCGTAGGCCACGGCGTTCGGAACGCCAGTTCTCTTTGGCACAGCCCCGCCGGCGCGGTACCGGAAGTGATCATGGCTCGCACTATGCGCTCAGACTCAGCCGGGACGTGGTTTTGTCAGGCCTGGGCCTACGACAACGGGTCGGTTAGAACGACCACCTCGACCAGCGCCATCTCGACAAACCAAACCTCAACAACGGTGGCAACCTGGACTCTCCTCGGCGACGGCATGCAGCGTGTTTCCGCTGGGACTACGCCCGTTTTCACCGTGACGGGTCGCCAAGTCGACCTCATTCTCGAAGCGAAGGTGGAGGGCGGCAAGGCCGTTCTGGTTCGCACCTCTGCGGTCACCCGCCAGCCGAATGCAGCGATAGGAGCGTCGCCGAAATGTTTCCCGTAG
- a CDS encoding type II secretion system protein: protein MDNAADADSVRNDSGFGLIEIIVSMFLLGLLAIAFLPLLVTSMKTTVVNSTTATATQLVSQQMELARGAGDTCAAITAFHLAVIDVVPDARGVSYQPVRTVGPCSAALADYPATVKVTVSVIPSTGATVSATTLIYLRAPS from the coding sequence GTGGACAACGCCGCAGACGCCGACTCCGTGCGAAACGATTCTGGTTTTGGACTGATCGAGATAATCGTCTCGATGTTCCTGCTCGGGCTTCTGGCAATTGCTTTTCTTCCTCTCCTCGTCACCTCGATGAAAACAACGGTCGTCAACTCGACGACCGCCACAGCGACACAGTTGGTTAGCCAGCAGATGGAACTGGCGCGCGGGGCTGGAGACACCTGCGCTGCCATCACGGCATTTCATCTCGCCGTTATCGACGTTGTGCCCGACGCCCGGGGTGTCAGCTATCAGCCTGTTCGCACGGTGGGCCCCTGCTCGGCAGCCTTGGCCGACTATCCCGCAACTGTGAAAGTCACTGTCTCGGTCATCCCGTCCACCGGTGCGACCGTGAGCGCGACGACTTTGATCTACCTGCGAGCTCCTTCATGA
- a CDS encoding type II secretion system protein, whose product MFSKLTGPLARKRASLNKEDQGFTLIELLVVVIIIGILAAIAIPIFLGQQDTAKDKATLAQITNAKTAVVAQLVSGTAAPFMMVGVTDFTESADIPVVISWDTENTSFCISGSALSGGHLAAITDKGAAVAGATCTAGALVP is encoded by the coding sequence ATGTTCAGTAAGCTCACCGGACCGCTCGCCCGCAAGCGCGCTTCCCTCAACAAAGAAGACCAGGGATTCACGCTCATCGAGCTCCTCGTGGTCGTCATCATCATCGGAATTCTTGCCGCGATCGCGATTCCGATCTTCCTCGGCCAGCAGGACACTGCGAAGGACAAGGCTACCTTGGCTCAGATCACGAACGCCAAGACCGCTGTGGTGGCGCAGCTTGTTAGTGGAACGGCGGCCCCCTTCATGATGGTTGGTGTCACAGATTTCACGGAAAGCGCCGACATCCCCGTCGTGATCTCATGGGACACCGAGAACACGTCCTTCTGCATTTCCGGCTCCGCCCTCTCGGGCGGCCACCTTGCTGCCATTACTGACAAGGGTGCGGCCGTCGCTGGGGCCACGTGCACAGCTGGAGCACTAGTGCCGTAA
- a CDS encoding type II secretion system F family protein: MPTSVAFAYKGRNAAGKVVKGRLDASSESAATTRIRTMGLAPISVAEVAVGTGLSREINIPGMTKRVGLKDLAVMSRQMATMTSAGLSLLRTLNILSEQTENKELARILTAVRNDVESGGSLSAAMVKHSTVFPPIMINLVKAGETGGFLESSLNSVANNFESEGKLQDTIKSAMAYPTIVLIMAVLAVIGMLTFIVPVFEKMFAGFGGQLPLPTQILVVLSSMMTWLLPLLIVAGIAFSIWWRANKNTERVRKIVDPVKLKVPVFGPLMQKLAIARFSRNFSTMIGAGVPILQSLTIVGETSGNWVIEAALRKVQESVRQGMSIAGPLSLEPVFPPMVVQMIAVGEDAGALQTMLSKIADFYDQEVQSTAEQLTALIEPLMIAFIGVVIGGMIVALYMPMFSIFEYIK, from the coding sequence ATGCCCACCTCAGTCGCCTTCGCATACAAGGGGCGCAACGCCGCCGGCAAGGTCGTGAAGGGGCGACTCGATGCCTCCTCGGAGAGCGCGGCGACGACGCGAATCCGCACCATGGGGCTTGCCCCCATTTCCGTCGCCGAAGTGGCTGTGGGCACGGGGCTCAGCCGCGAGATCAACATACCCGGCATGACCAAACGGGTGGGCCTCAAAGACCTCGCCGTCATGAGCCGTCAGATGGCGACCATGACCTCGGCCGGGCTGTCTCTGCTGCGCACGCTCAACATCCTTTCCGAGCAGACCGAGAACAAGGAACTCGCGAGGATTCTGACCGCCGTGCGCAACGACGTGGAGTCCGGGGGATCCCTGTCTGCGGCAATGGTGAAGCATTCGACCGTCTTTCCGCCGATCATGATCAACCTCGTGAAGGCCGGTGAAACCGGCGGTTTCCTCGAGAGTTCGCTCAACTCGGTGGCCAACAACTTCGAGTCGGAGGGCAAGCTCCAAGACACGATCAAGTCGGCCATGGCATACCCCACCATCGTTCTGATCATGGCCGTCCTGGCTGTGATCGGAATGCTCACGTTCATCGTGCCCGTTTTTGAGAAGATGTTCGCAGGATTCGGGGGGCAGCTGCCCCTGCCCACACAGATATTGGTTGTTCTGTCCTCGATGATGACGTGGTTGCTGCCGCTTCTGATCGTGGCCGGCATCGCGTTCTCGATCTGGTGGCGCGCCAATAAGAACACCGAGCGCGTGCGCAAGATCGTCGACCCGGTCAAACTCAAGGTGCCGGTTTTCGGCCCACTCATGCAAAAGCTCGCAATTGCCCGTTTCAGTCGCAACTTCTCCACCATGATCGGCGCCGGTGTGCCCATTCTGCAGTCGCTCACCATCGTGGGGGAGACCTCGGGCAACTGGGTTATCGAAGCTGCCCTGCGCAAGGTGCAGGAATCGGTGCGCCAGGGCATGTCGATAGCCGGTCCGCTGTCACTAGAACCCGTATTTCCCCCGATGGTTGTGCAGATGATTGCCGTCGGTGAAGACGCCGGAGCGCTGCAAACGATGCTCAGCAAGATCGCGGACTTCTACGACCAGGAAGTGCAGTCAACGGCGGAGCAGCTCACCGCTCTGATCGAGCCGCTCATGATCGCGTTCATCGGCGTCGTCATCGGCGGCATGATCGTAGCCCTGTATATGCCGATGTTTTCCATCTTCGAGTACATCAAATAA
- a CDS encoding type IV pilus twitching motility protein PilT codes for MTNPIYEIPVIANVVGHDDDGAATAETREREYLTSPDDTTLRSRLREEPLTPDKDLLRALKIVLELDASDLHITVGAPPSIRLDGALRPVEGTTKWMGDKVTTALFSLLTRDQREEFERELELDFAYTAGGARFRVNYYLQRNSVGGAFRLIPREIKPLAELGVPDSVARFAQLARGLVLVTGPTGSGKSTTLAALIDLVNQTRADHIVTVEDPIEFLHRHQKSLVNQREVGHDTHSFAAALKHVLRQDPDVILIGELRDLETVSVALTAAETGHLVFATLHTQDAAQTIDRVIDVFPPHQQGQVRAQLAATLQGVVCQALVKKVGGGRVVATEVLVGTSAIANLIREGKTYQIASAMQAGRSLGMHTMDQHLADLVNAGQITRHSAEEKAQDIEGLTQLIRRVDGDAGSMGSGGIDFGDSYSPGNG; via the coding sequence ATGACCAATCCGATCTATGAAATCCCAGTGATTGCGAATGTCGTCGGCCACGACGATGACGGCGCTGCGACTGCCGAAACCCGGGAGCGAGAATACCTGACGTCCCCCGACGACACCACCCTTCGTTCCCGCTTGCGGGAAGAACCGCTGACTCCCGACAAAGACCTCCTGCGTGCGCTCAAGATCGTGCTCGAACTGGACGCCTCCGACCTGCACATCACCGTCGGCGCGCCGCCCAGCATCCGTCTGGATGGTGCCCTGCGGCCGGTTGAGGGAACGACGAAGTGGATGGGCGACAAGGTCACCACGGCTCTCTTCAGCCTGTTGACGCGCGATCAGCGGGAGGAGTTCGAGCGTGAACTCGAGCTGGACTTCGCCTATACGGCCGGGGGAGCTCGTTTTCGTGTCAACTACTACCTGCAGCGCAACTCGGTGGGCGGTGCTTTTCGGTTGATCCCTCGTGAGATCAAGCCCCTGGCCGAGCTCGGGGTGCCGGATTCCGTTGCCCGATTCGCGCAATTGGCCCGTGGCCTCGTGCTCGTGACCGGACCGACCGGTTCGGGTAAGTCAACCACCCTCGCTGCGCTCATCGACCTCGTGAACCAGACTCGGGCCGATCACATCGTCACCGTCGAGGACCCGATTGAATTTCTGCACCGGCACCAGAAGTCCCTCGTGAATCAGCGTGAGGTGGGGCACGACACGCACAGCTTTGCGGCGGCGCTCAAGCATGTTCTTCGCCAGGACCCCGATGTGATTCTCATCGGTGAGCTGCGAGACCTGGAGACGGTATCCGTGGCGCTGACCGCCGCCGAGACCGGGCACCTCGTCTTTGCAACGCTGCACACGCAAGACGCGGCACAGACCATCGACCGCGTGATCGACGTCTTCCCGCCGCACCAGCAGGGGCAGGTGCGCGCCCAGCTCGCGGCGACACTGCAGGGCGTCGTGTGCCAGGCCCTGGTGAAAAAGGTCGGCGGGGGTCGCGTTGTGGCCACTGAGGTGCTCGTGGGCACGTCGGCCATTGCTAACCTGATTCGCGAGGGCAAGACGTACCAGATCGCCTCGGCGATGCAGGCCGGTCGCTCTCTCGGGATGCACACGATGGACCAGCACCTCGCCGATCTCGTGAATGCCGGCCAGATCACCCGCCATTCAGCCGAGGAAAAGGCCCAGGACATTGAGGGGCTCACTCAGCTGATTCGCCGCGTGGACGGGGACGCGGGCTCGATGGGATCGGGCGGTATCGACTTCGGCGACTCCTACTCGCCCGGAAACGGCTAA